One uncultured Fibrobacter sp. genomic region harbors:
- a CDS encoding SUMF1/EgtB/PvdO family nonheme iron enzyme, which translates to MSFTRLLPFLLLFSALAFADSDKNFRIAPVMFKEGVLMQPIANMAIVKEGNMILSEPPMVPLKTSIMFLRHKNGPKEYLWFSGSINVENFEKLHAFSMADNYLKASDVMLMRFYATQKSRAFQDEADIYFDKDYIYSPRVPKLYFKKNGQWQALQETDKPGVITIDSSIPDLETTSLSVRMREVPSKIYPLSPGMYAFSFYAPNHLPYVDAVSLPGGGEVVLKPELPVLDTASMVKATTTVTMAEVNSAKTLEETEVLFDRLSKDVQQTIPQVDSSKFAKIYPKPRKNLMLGVASDDSVYVNYMIRYENKREEALLMWRMSQMGSASIVNRAIRAKLDSLQALPLQVSLTPTKVEPVYEDESCVASKPAPAEVAPAPVPDSTVAADSSKQVSDSVSTAATEQPATEQPVAEQPATVCPLKAVRLTFGQSGERFDFSWSGNARGYSADSLYAILAAGASVRAVVNLENNKPVWIYNQGALTGRHHYRYAGLSLVISNNEVACRGVFELPNYIFDHFEVQEWLNRPAEESPRMLKEPKEKVQKEDDGFALDMALNVPRVIRDKIHGNVALIDSGSFRYKGKVVAMSGFGIQTTEVTQQFFRETMERLDSTKQIKDRSVFKGARVPVHNITWNDASAFCKAIGGDLPTEAQWEFAGRADNNEGALWNLDAEPNPGVYAVYKANSYSLGKKNPGYGPQPVSGKKSNAWGIFDMSGNVAEWTRDSYFMFSLWVEDSNPTGAMFGSNKVYKGGSWKDKEDDLNLTDYDDEDPRYWSDWIGFRCAFPRSVFEGNK; encoded by the coding sequence ATGTCCTTTACTCGATTGCTTCCTTTCTTGCTCTTGTTCTCGGCTCTTGCTTTTGCCGATAGCGACAAGAACTTCAGGATTGCCCCGGTGATGTTCAAGGAGGGGGTCCTGATGCAGCCTATTGCCAATATGGCTATTGTCAAAGAGGGGAATATGATCCTTTCGGAGCCTCCCATGGTTCCGCTCAAGACGAGTATTATGTTCTTGCGCCATAAGAACGGGCCTAAGGAATACCTTTGGTTCTCCGGTTCGATCAATGTCGAAAATTTTGAGAAGCTCCACGCTTTCAGTATGGCGGACAACTACCTGAAAGCCTCCGACGTGATGCTGATGCGTTTCTATGCAACGCAGAAGTCCAGGGCTTTCCAGGATGAGGCGGACATCTATTTCGACAAGGACTATATCTATTCTCCGCGTGTTCCGAAGCTTTACTTTAAGAAGAACGGCCAGTGGCAGGCTTTGCAGGAAACGGACAAGCCGGGCGTTATTACCATCGACTCCTCAATTCCGGATCTTGAAACCACGTCGCTCTCTGTTCGTATGAGAGAGGTCCCGTCTAAGATTTACCCCCTGTCTCCCGGCATGTATGCGTTTTCCTTCTATGCGCCCAACCATCTTCCGTACGTAGATGCCGTTTCGCTTCCCGGTGGCGGCGAAGTCGTGCTTAAACCGGAATTGCCGGTCCTTGATACCGCATCGATGGTCAAGGCGACGACTACTGTGACGATGGCTGAGGTGAATTCCGCTAAGACTCTGGAAGAAACGGAAGTGCTGTTCGACCGCCTTTCCAAGGATGTCCAGCAAACGATCCCGCAGGTGGACTCGAGTAAGTTTGCCAAAATCTACCCGAAGCCGCGCAAGAACCTGATGCTTGGCGTTGCTTCTGACGATAGCGTCTATGTCAACTACATGATCCGCTACGAAAACAAGCGTGAAGAAGCCTTGCTGATGTGGCGCATGAGCCAGATGGGCTCTGCCAGCATCGTGAACCGCGCCATTCGCGCAAAACTCGACAGCTTGCAGGCTCTGCCTCTGCAGGTGTCCTTGACTCCGACAAAGGTGGAACCTGTCTATGAGGATGAATCTTGTGTAGCGTCTAAGCCTGCTCCGGCAGAGGTGGCTCCGGCGCCTGTTCCCGATTCTACGGTGGCCGCAGATTCTTCGAAACAGGTTTCCGACTCGGTGAGTACCGCCGCTACCGAGCAGCCTGCTACGGAACAGCCCGTTGCCGAACAGCCTGCTACGGTTTGTCCCCTGAAGGCGGTTCGCCTGACGTTTGGACAATCGGGTGAACGTTTTGACTTCTCCTGGTCTGGTAACGCCCGTGGGTATTCGGCTGATTCCCTTTATGCGATTCTTGCTGCGGGAGCTTCTGTGCGCGCGGTTGTAAACCTTGAAAACAATAAGCCCGTCTGGATTTATAATCAGGGTGCCTTGACGGGACGTCACCATTACCGCTATGCAGGCCTCTCCTTGGTTATCAGTAATAATGAGGTGGCCTGCCGTGGTGTGTTTGAACTGCCAAATTACATTTTCGACCACTTTGAAGTTCAGGAATGGCTGAACCGTCCTGCTGAAGAATCTCCTCGAATGCTCAAGGAACCCAAGGAAAAGGTCCAGAAGGAAGATGACGGCTTTGCTCTCGATATGGCCTTGAATGTACCGCGCGTCATTCGTGACAAGATTCATGGCAACGTGGCCTTGATTGATTCAGGCTCTTTCCGCTACAAGGGTAAGGTGGTCGCTATGTCCGGATTTGGAATCCAGACGACAGAAGTGACGCAGCAGTTCTTCAGGGAAACGATGGAACGCCTGGATTCGACGAAACAGATCAAGGATAGGTCCGTGTTCAAGGGTGCCCGCGTTCCGGTGCACAACATCACTTGGAACGATGCTTCTGCATTCTGTAAGGCTATTGGCGGCGATCTTCCGACGGAAGCCCAGTGGGAATTTGCGGGCCGTGCCGACAATAACGAAGGTGCCCTCTGGAATCTGGATGCAGAACCCAATCCGGGCGTATATGCAGTCTATAAGGCGAACTCCTATAGCCTAGGCAAGAAAAATCCGGGTTATGGACCGCAGCCTGTCAGTGGCAAAAAGTCCAATGCTTGGGGTATTTTCGATATGTCGGGTAACGTGGCAGAATGGACTCGCGACTCGTACTTCATGTTCTCGCTCTGGGTTGAAGATTCAAACCCGACGGGAGCCATGTTCGGCTCGAACAAGGTATATAAGGGCGGTTCCTGGAAAGACAAGGAAGACGATCTGAACCTGACGGACTACGACGACGAAGATCCGCGTTACTGGTCTGACTGGATTGGATTCCGCTGCGCCTTCCCTCGCTCCGTTTTCGAAGGAAATAAGTAA